The Megalobrama amblycephala isolate DHTTF-2021 linkage group LG7, ASM1881202v1, whole genome shotgun sequence genome window below encodes:
- the LOC125271157 gene encoding microfibril-associated glycoprotein 4-like, with the protein MAMTVFVAALLSVFTGFVVSVPDGFKPVDCSDLYKAGQTVSGIYSIYPAGDVPVWVYCDMISDGKDEDKGGWTVFQRRMDGSINFYRPWNQYKRGFGSTEGEYWLGLENMHQLTRNRKYMLRVDLEDFTGRKGFALYSSFSVDCENVGYKLHVSGFTDGGAGDSLTYHNGQKFSTFDKDQDSDKRNCAKLYLGAFWYNVCHYANPNGVYLWGEDPTIFAIGNVWYHWKNNYAVGMKFISMKIRRVS; encoded by the exons ATGGCG ATGACGGTGTTTGTCGCGGCTCTGCTCTCTGTTTTCACGGGGTTTGTTGTGTCGGTTCCTGATGGATTCAAGCCGGTCGACTGTTCTGACCTTTATAAAGCAGGACAAACAGTCAGTGGGATTTACTCCATCTATCCAGCAGGTGACGTTCCTGTCTGGGTTTACTGTGACATGATCTCAGATGGGAAAGATGAAGATAAAGGAGGATGGACG GTGTTTCAAAGGAGAATGGACGGCAGTATTAATTTCTATCGCCCGTGGAATCAGTACAAGAGAGGATTCGGGTCGACTGAAGGCGAATACTGGCTGG GGCTGGAGAACATGCACCAGCTGACACGTAACAGGAAGTACATGCTGAGAGTGGATCTGGAGGACTTCACCGGAAGGAAAGGTTTTGCTCTGTACTCGTCCTTCTCTGTGGATTGTGAAAATGTTGGGTATAAACTGCATGTTTCAGGGTTCACTGATGGAGGAGCAG GTGACTCTTTGACTTACCACAATGGACAGAAGTTCTCCACCTTTGACAAAGACCAAGATTCCGATAAGAGGAACTGTGCCAAACTGTATCTCGGGGCATTTTGGTACAATGTCTGTCACTATGCAAACCCCAATGGTGTGTATTTATGGGGAGAAGATCCCACCATTTTCGCCATTGGAAATGTTTGGTACCACTGGAAGAACAATTACGCTGTTGGTATGAAATTCATCAGCATGAAGATCAGACGTGTGTCTTAG